Proteins encoded in a region of the Synechococcus sp. BIOS-U3-1 genome:
- the cdaA gene encoding diadenylate cyclase CdaA: MEVLPLRLLLDVLCASLLGFLLFTRVNEQRTLWLLRGYLFLVALAWFVKRFFSLPLTSTLIDALVLACSLSLAILWQGELRRLMELLGTGRLAVLLGNPQSKMRATASTVAQLTDAAGRLSKSRRGALIVVDLGSDLRPEDFLNPGITIDAQLSSELLLNLFASDTPLHDGAVVIKGSRIISAGVILPLSRQGISRYGTRHLAALGITERFDRCICVVISEETGTLSLANQGRLERPITSSRLQDLLTDLIAASVSTAPVKSPSPRSVSSGTQDSLP, from the coding sequence TTGGAGGTGTTACCACTGCGCCTTCTTCTAGATGTTCTCTGCGCCTCTCTTCTCGGCTTTCTGCTTTTCACAAGGGTCAACGAGCAACGCACGCTGTGGTTGTTGCGTGGCTACCTGTTTCTTGTGGCGCTGGCCTGGTTTGTCAAGCGCTTTTTCAGTCTCCCACTGACCTCAACGCTCATTGATGCGTTGGTTCTCGCCTGCTCACTGTCATTGGCCATTCTCTGGCAGGGAGAATTGCGTCGGTTAATGGAACTTCTCGGCACGGGTCGTCTGGCCGTGTTGCTTGGTAATCCCCAGAGCAAAATGAGGGCGACAGCCAGCACCGTGGCTCAGCTCACCGACGCGGCGGGCCGTCTCTCCAAAAGTCGTCGTGGAGCTTTGATTGTTGTCGACCTCGGCAGTGATCTGAGACCGGAGGACTTTCTCAACCCGGGTATCACCATTGATGCTCAGTTGAGCAGCGAACTACTGCTGAATTTGTTTGCTTCCGATACTCCTCTTCACGACGGTGCCGTTGTGATCAAGGGCAGCCGCATCATCTCTGCGGGGGTGATTTTGCCGTTGTCACGTCAGGGCATTAGTCGCTATGGCACCCGTCATTTGGCGGCTCTGGGAATTACTGAACGCTTCGATCGCTGCATTTGCGTGGTGATTTCCGAGGAGACGGGAACCTTGTCTCTGGCAAACCAGGGACGTCTGGAACGCCCGATCACCAGTTCCCGCCTGCAGGATCTGCTCACTGACTTGATTGCCGCGTCTGTGTCGACCGCTCCGGTGAAATCACCATCTCCGCGTAGCGTGAGTTCAGGCACTCAGGATTCATTGCCTTGA
- a CDS encoding isoprenyl transferase, translating to MSQRLAVSTDQAAPLCCPEGLDPRRMPGHVAVIMDGNGRWAKARGLPRVMGHRAGVEALKSTLRHCSDWGVEALTAYAFSTENWSRPGDEVNFLMTLFESVLQRELQALEEEQVRIRFLGDLDALPVKLQSLIAEATQRTSTNSGIHFNVCTNYGGRRELVRASQRLAERVARGELQPSQIDENALAAELFTAGEPDPDLLIRTSGERRISNFLLWQLAYAEIHVTDLCWPDFDAQALQLALEDYQGRQRRFGGLQSIEPHALGS from the coding sequence TTGAGCCAAAGACTGGCCGTCAGTACTGATCAAGCTGCACCACTGTGCTGTCCTGAAGGACTGGATCCACGCAGGATGCCTGGTCATGTCGCCGTGATCATGGACGGCAACGGACGCTGGGCTAAAGCTCGTGGTCTGCCAAGGGTCATGGGACACCGGGCAGGCGTTGAGGCGCTTAAATCCACTCTGCGGCATTGCAGCGACTGGGGTGTTGAAGCACTCACGGCCTATGCCTTCTCCACCGAGAACTGGTCTCGGCCAGGAGACGAGGTGAATTTTTTGATGACTCTGTTCGAAAGTGTCCTGCAGAGAGAGCTCCAGGCACTTGAGGAGGAACAGGTACGAATTCGCTTTCTCGGAGACCTGGACGCACTACCGGTCAAGCTGCAGTCACTGATTGCTGAAGCCACGCAGCGGACTTCTACAAACAGCGGCATTCATTTCAATGTCTGTACGAATTACGGAGGTCGTCGTGAGTTGGTGCGTGCTAGCCAGCGGCTGGCGGAACGTGTGGCTCGTGGAGAGTTACAGCCATCGCAAATTGATGAAAATGCACTGGCTGCTGAGTTGTTTACAGCAGGCGAACCTGATCCGGATCTGTTGATTCGGACAAGCGGCGAGCGGCGGATCAGCAATTTCCTTCTCTGGCAGCTGGCTTATGCCGAGATTCATGTCACTGATCTCTGCTGGCCGGATTTCGATGCTCAGGCGCTCCAGCTCGCACTGGAGGATTACCAAGGCCGTCAGCGACGTTTTGGTGGACTTCAGTCCATTGAGCCCCACGCTCTGGGATCCTGA
- the bioB gene encoding biotin synthase BioB, with the protein MTDTVDLRHDWSLEEIQDLLDLPLMDLLWHAQSVHRAANPGYRVQLASLLSVKTGGCEEDCAYCSQSMYNSSDVGGQADLEVNAVLDRARAAAAAGADRFCMGWAWREIREGPAFESMLRMVRGVRELGLEACVTAGMLTDTQAERLAEAGLTAYNHNLDTSPEHYDRIITTRTYEERLETLQRVRRAGVTLCCGGIIGMGETLRDRASMLRVLACIDPHPESVPINGLVAVEGTPLEGLPTVDPLELVRMVAVARILMPFSRVRLSAGREELNREAQILCLQAGADSIFYGDTLLTTGNPAVDSDRALLEAAGVQASWQNQALETQPEQQKAAA; encoded by the coding sequence ATGACGGACACGGTGGACCTACGCCACGACTGGAGTCTTGAGGAGATCCAAGACCTTCTTGACCTTCCTCTGATGGATCTGCTCTGGCACGCCCAAAGCGTGCATCGGGCTGCCAATCCTGGGTATCGGGTTCAGCTGGCTTCTTTGCTGAGCGTTAAGACCGGTGGCTGCGAGGAGGACTGTGCCTACTGCTCCCAGTCGATGTACAACAGCAGCGATGTTGGCGGTCAGGCCGATTTGGAGGTGAATGCGGTCCTGGATAGAGCTCGGGCTGCTGCTGCTGCCGGTGCGGATCGCTTCTGCATGGGATGGGCCTGGAGGGAGATTCGTGAAGGACCTGCCTTTGAGTCGATGCTGAGGATGGTTCGTGGCGTTCGCGAGCTTGGTCTTGAAGCCTGTGTTACAGCAGGAATGCTCACTGATACCCAGGCGGAGCGTCTGGCCGAAGCAGGACTTACGGCGTACAACCACAACCTCGATACCAGTCCGGAGCATTACGACCGGATCATCACCACCCGAACCTATGAGGAGAGGCTGGAGACACTGCAACGCGTGCGTCGTGCTGGAGTCACGCTCTGCTGCGGTGGAATCATCGGCATGGGCGAAACCCTTCGCGACCGTGCCTCGATGCTGCGGGTTCTGGCCTGCATCGACCCCCATCCGGAAAGTGTCCCGATCAATGGTCTGGTGGCTGTTGAGGGAACACCGTTGGAAGGCTTGCCCACCGTTGATCCGCTTGAGCTGGTGCGGATGGTGGCTGTTGCCAGAATCCTGATGCCGTTCAGTCGCGTGCGTCTGAGCGCTGGACGTGAAGAACTCAATCGGGAAGCTCAGATCCTCTGCCTTCAGGCAGGTGCTGATTCAATCTTCTACGGCGATACCTTGCTTACAACGGGCAACCCTGCCGTGGATTCCGATCGGGCCCTGCTTGAAGCTGCTGGTGTTCAGGCCAGCTGGCAGAACCAGGCACTGGAGACGCAGCCTGAGCAGCAGAAAGCAGCAGCATGA
- the trhO gene encoding oxygen-dependent tRNA uridine(34) hydroxylase TrhO, which produces MTAAQAERPTFHVAAFYAFTALAPDEMGSLLTDLPELASREQVVGSVLLAPEGVNGTISGPAHGVNLILECLRTRITLGDAHFERLQVKWSCCLRPAFRRFKARRKREIVSLGQPCADPRRNVGTYVDPRNWNELVDDPDTLVIDTRNSYEVAVGSFVGSVDPETDSFRDFPDWVEQHLRPLVERTSPTRIAMFCTGGIRCEKASSFLQQRGFPNVHHLQGGILNYLKQVPEDQSRWEGECFVFDQRVALNHQLEPGQHSLCHACGLPLTPQQRQLESYIPGVQCLQCRDRFTDADRARFAMRQSQLRQGVLSQSCGWQSKPDIHG; this is translated from the coding sequence ATGACGGCTGCGCAAGCCGAAAGACCCACGTTTCATGTGGCCGCGTTTTACGCCTTCACCGCGCTTGCACCTGATGAAATGGGGTCCTTGCTGACAGATCTGCCTGAACTGGCGTCGCGTGAACAGGTTGTTGGTTCGGTGTTATTGGCACCAGAAGGTGTGAATGGAACGATCAGTGGTCCAGCCCACGGTGTGAACCTGATCCTGGAGTGCCTTCGCACCAGAATCACACTTGGGGATGCCCACTTCGAGCGCCTGCAGGTGAAGTGGAGTTGCTGCCTACGCCCTGCTTTCCGCCGTTTCAAGGCGCGTCGCAAGCGCGAGATCGTGAGCTTGGGGCAGCCTTGTGCTGATCCCCGCCGCAACGTGGGCACCTACGTGGACCCTCGCAACTGGAATGAGCTTGTGGATGATCCCGACACGCTGGTCATCGACACCCGTAATTCCTATGAAGTTGCAGTCGGCAGCTTCGTTGGTTCTGTGGATCCAGAAACAGACAGTTTCCGTGATTTTCCTGACTGGGTTGAACAGCATCTCCGCCCTCTGGTCGAGCGCACGTCACCGACTCGCATAGCCATGTTCTGTACCGGTGGAATTCGTTGTGAGAAGGCCAGCAGCTTCCTGCAACAGCGGGGATTCCCCAATGTTCACCACCTTCAGGGCGGCATTCTCAATTATTTAAAGCAGGTTCCTGAAGATCAAAGCCGCTGGGAGGGTGAGTGTTTCGTGTTTGATCAGCGAGTCGCTCTCAACCACCAGCTTGAGCCTGGCCAGCACAGCTTGTGCCATGCCTGTGGTCTACCGCTGACGCCGCAGCAGCGGCAATTGGAGAGTTACATCCCTGGAGTGCAGTGTCTGCAGTGCAGAGATCGTTTTACGGATGCCGACCGGGCACGCTTCGCGATGCGCCAGAGCCAGCTCAGACAAGGAGTCCTCTCGCAATCCTGCGGCTGGCAATCCAAGCCCGACATTCACGGATGA
- a CDS encoding DUF952 domain-containing protein, producing the protein MSARPVLYSFRRCPYAMRARWALLQAGQLVEWREIELKDKPAPMLEASPKATVPVLVLADGTVIDESLAVMHWALKQADPCDLRRQCSGKTQDCIQQLIELNDTIFKHHLDRFKYTDRYPGQSRKEHQQQGLQVLRSWSDRIDDCGGWLVDASCSLADVALWPFVRQWRLADPEGFDVDPSLAPLRGWLMRFLQDPDFERLMQRADPWHPGGLQPLFPADAVDVPADQHLFHLAMAEDWKAASQLGHYDISTRGLRLDQVGFIHLSWREQVAVTFERFYADAESVVLLTIDAARLNSPLRADAIPSGELFPHLYGPLPIEAVIESRPYPGSER; encoded by the coding sequence ATGAGCGCACGGCCTGTCCTCTACAGCTTTCGTCGCTGTCCCTATGCGATGCGTGCACGCTGGGCGTTGTTGCAGGCAGGCCAGCTTGTCGAATGGAGGGAAATTGAACTCAAGGACAAACCTGCGCCGATGCTCGAGGCGTCTCCGAAAGCAACGGTGCCGGTTTTGGTTCTCGCTGACGGCACGGTGATCGATGAAAGCCTTGCGGTGATGCACTGGGCACTCAAGCAGGCCGATCCGTGCGATCTCCGCCGGCAGTGTTCTGGCAAAACGCAGGACTGCATCCAGCAGCTGATTGAGCTCAACGACACGATCTTTAAACACCATCTCGACCGTTTCAAATACACCGATCGCTATCCAGGGCAGTCCCGGAAAGAGCATCAGCAGCAGGGGTTGCAAGTGTTGAGGAGTTGGTCTGATCGGATTGATGACTGTGGTGGCTGGCTCGTGGATGCGAGCTGTTCCCTCGCTGATGTCGCACTGTGGCCGTTTGTGCGTCAGTGGCGACTTGCTGATCCTGAGGGATTTGATGTTGATCCATCCCTGGCGCCGCTGCGCGGCTGGTTGATGCGTTTTCTGCAGGATCCTGATTTTGAGCGTCTCATGCAGAGGGCAGATCCCTGGCATCCCGGGGGGCTTCAGCCCCTGTTCCCCGCTGATGCAGTCGACGTTCCAGCTGACCAACACCTGTTTCATCTGGCAATGGCTGAGGACTGGAAAGCTGCAAGCCAGTTGGGTCACTACGACATCTCCACCCGTGGACTGCGACTTGACCAGGTGGGATTCATTCATCTGTCTTGGCGTGAACAGGTAGCAGTTACTTTTGAGCGCTTCTATGCGGATGCCGAATCGGTGGTCTTGCTGACGATTGATGCGGCACGGCTGAACTCCCCTCTGCGTGCCGATGCGATTCCAAGCGGAGAGTTATTTCCTCACCTCTATGGACCATTGCCGATCGAGGCTGTGATCGAATCGCGGCCTTACCCCGGTTCTGAGCGCTGA
- the lipA gene encoding lipoyl synthase encodes MRSITGVESAISFSVCGNGATLEAAPFIGVRKTSRFSSIQPQERLPEWLRRPLGEASAIERVQGLVKSNALHTICEEGRCPNRGECYAAGTATFLLGGSICTRSCAFCQVEKGRAQAVNPHEAMRVADAVAAMGLRYVVLTAVARDDLDDHGACLFTSAMEAIRARNPLIAIEVLTPDFWGGHSNNQTAVSAQRERLATVLKAGPVCFNHNLETVKRLQREVRRGATYERSLGLLAAARKLAPEIPTKSGLMLGLGESRDEVIETMRDLRAVDCQRLTIGQYLRPSLAHIPVARYWHPDEFEDLGSVARNLGFSVVRSGPLVRSSYHAAD; translated from the coding sequence ATGCGATCGATCACGGGTGTGGAGTCGGCCATCAGCTTCTCTGTTTGTGGAAATGGAGCCACCCTGGAAGCAGCCCCGTTCATCGGCGTGCGCAAGACCAGTCGCTTTTCATCCATCCAGCCGCAGGAGCGGTTGCCCGAGTGGCTGCGACGTCCACTGGGAGAGGCCTCCGCGATCGAACGGGTTCAAGGGCTCGTGAAGTCCAATGCCCTGCACACCATCTGCGAGGAAGGCCGCTGCCCCAACAGGGGTGAGTGTTATGCAGCCGGCACCGCCACGTTCCTGCTTGGGGGCTCAATCTGCACGCGCAGCTGCGCTTTCTGCCAAGTGGAGAAAGGTCGCGCTCAGGCCGTCAACCCGCATGAAGCGATGAGGGTTGCCGATGCCGTTGCCGCCATGGGGCTGCGATACGTGGTGCTCACCGCCGTTGCACGCGATGACCTCGATGACCATGGAGCCTGCCTATTCACCTCTGCCATGGAGGCCATCAGGGCTAGAAATCCGCTGATCGCCATCGAGGTGTTGACACCGGATTTCTGGGGAGGGCACTCCAACAATCAGACAGCCGTCTCCGCTCAACGTGAGCGGTTGGCGACCGTTCTGAAGGCTGGGCCGGTCTGTTTTAACCACAACCTCGAAACCGTGAAACGCCTACAGCGAGAGGTGAGGAGGGGAGCCACCTACGAGCGATCGCTCGGACTACTGGCCGCTGCGCGAAAACTGGCACCCGAGATTCCTACCAAAAGCGGCTTGATGCTGGGGCTGGGAGAAAGCCGGGACGAAGTGATCGAAACCATGCGAGACCTGAGAGCTGTTGACTGCCAGCGGCTCACCATCGGGCAATACCTGCGTCCGTCGCTGGCCCACATTCCTGTTGCCCGTTACTGGCATCCGGATGAATTCGAAGATCTGGGATCTGTTGCTCGCAACCTCGGCTTCTCTGTTGTGAGGAGTGGGCCTCTGGTGCGCAGCAGCTATCACGCAGCCGACTGA
- the recR gene encoding recombination mediator RecR gives MSGFTRPLARLIDQFERLPGIGPRTAQRLALHLLRQPEEQIRSFADALLSARTQVGQCQTCFHLSADPVCEICRNEERSNGQICVVADSRDLLALERTREFSGCYHVLGGLISPMDGIGPDLLQISSLVKRVDANDVEEVILALTPSVEGDTTSLYVARLLKPFTRVSRIAYGLPVGSELEYADDVTLSRALEGRRDMD, from the coding sequence CTGAGCGGATTCACCCGACCCCTAGCTCGGCTGATCGACCAGTTCGAGCGACTTCCGGGGATTGGTCCCCGGACCGCACAGCGACTGGCCCTGCATCTGCTGAGGCAGCCGGAAGAGCAGATCCGCAGTTTCGCGGATGCCCTGCTGTCAGCACGCACCCAAGTCGGGCAATGCCAGACCTGCTTTCACCTCAGTGCTGATCCCGTCTGTGAGATCTGCCGCAACGAGGAACGTTCCAACGGCCAGATCTGCGTGGTCGCTGATTCACGGGATCTGCTCGCTCTGGAACGAACCCGAGAATTCAGCGGCTGTTATCACGTGCTGGGAGGGCTGATTTCTCCCATGGATGGAATTGGACCCGATTTGCTGCAGATCAGCAGCCTTGTAAAACGTGTCGACGCTAATGATGTCGAAGAAGTGATTCTCGCTCTCACCCCAAGCGTGGAGGGCGACACCACAAGCCTCTATGTGGCCAGGCTGCTCAAACCGTTTACACGGGTCAGCCGTATTGCCTACGGACTCCCGGTTGGCAGTGAACTTGAGTACGCCGACGATGTCACCCTCAGCCGTGCACTTGAGGGTCGACGCGACATGGACTGA
- the psbP gene encoding photosystem II reaction center PsbP — translation MRSLLRQPLRSLLVLLCVLMLSACGGAGGGLNSFKSPDGRYAFLYPAGWTRVAVTGGPAVVFHDIIHSDETVSLVVSDVDANDDLETLGSAVAVGERLRREVIAPDGSGRNAELIEARERDSDGHVFYDLEYAVHLEDRDRHELATVVVDRGRLYTLATSTNEDRWSKVQGLFESVISSFTLLI, via the coding sequence ATGCGCTCATTGCTGCGTCAACCGCTCCGGTCACTGCTTGTTCTGCTCTGTGTGCTGATGCTCAGCGCCTGTGGTGGTGCTGGCGGAGGCCTCAACTCCTTCAAGAGCCCCGACGGCCGTTATGCCTTCCTTTACCCGGCCGGCTGGACGCGGGTTGCCGTAACGGGGGGGCCAGCTGTGGTATTTCACGACATTATCCACAGTGATGAAACGGTCAGTTTGGTGGTATCCGATGTTGATGCCAATGATGACCTTGAGACGCTCGGTAGTGCCGTTGCAGTGGGGGAGCGGCTTCGGCGTGAGGTGATCGCTCCTGATGGCAGTGGGCGAAATGCTGAGCTGATCGAAGCCCGTGAGCGTGATTCAGATGGGCATGTTTTCTACGACCTGGAATATGCGGTTCACCTGGAGGACCGTGATCGCCATGAGCTGGCCACAGTGGTGGTCGACCGTGGTCGGCTCTACACCCTGGCGACCAGCACCAATGAAGATCGCTGGTCGAAGGTGCAGGGACTGTTTGAATCGGTGATCAGTTCGTTCACGTTGTTGATCTGA
- a CDS encoding NHLP bacteriocin system secretion protein: MTTSSRVERLRGRWNGLTDHQQVGVSLAGMGALFGAWLLFWPVPTEVEGRGVLIYPDNAGILNARAAGQVLSINTEVGKRVRADQVLMTLYLPVLERKLDQQKGNLRQLVRQNEELDERDALRIRTAKLALDTALAKLGDDEKRLARLQATYSSKVDNLNWLARREVVAPLAQEVVSAEQGLTTTSVQLDDIKIQRKDQVTDFQQIKLNIESEKLDRRFQIDDLKREIKVMEARIAFEGNVMAVRSGTVLDLQVIQGQTVKLGDRLGTIGRNTRPAKGDNKTGGDLIAVSYFSPADARRLPIGLPVEVVPLWNQRGRFGGIVGKVRSVLTLPATQEDISTTIGNNQLAEALVQHGPVMRAEIELDRHPRTDDGYRWTLSQGSGVFPIREGLTVDTFAYVEWRSPVTYVIPGLRSLTGGFRTFRIDRIWDLPFLRQPGTPQ, translated from the coding sequence ATGACCACCTCTTCCCGTGTTGAGCGTCTTCGGGGCCGATGGAACGGCCTCACTGACCACCAACAGGTTGGTGTCTCACTGGCGGGCATGGGCGCTCTGTTTGGGGCCTGGCTTCTGTTCTGGCCGGTGCCCACAGAAGTGGAGGGACGTGGTGTTCTGATCTATCCCGACAATGCCGGGATCCTCAATGCCAGGGCGGCTGGACAGGTACTGAGCATCAACACCGAGGTTGGAAAACGGGTGCGAGCGGATCAGGTGTTGATGACTCTGTACCTGCCTGTGCTCGAGAGAAAGCTCGACCAGCAGAAGGGGAACCTGCGTCAGTTAGTGCGACAGAACGAAGAACTCGATGAGCGGGATGCTCTGCGGATCCGCACAGCCAAACTTGCCCTTGATACTGCGCTGGCCAAGCTGGGCGACGACGAAAAGCGCCTGGCCAGACTTCAGGCGACGTACAGCAGCAAGGTCGACAACCTCAATTGGTTGGCGAGACGCGAAGTGGTGGCGCCTTTGGCACAGGAGGTGGTGTCTGCAGAACAAGGCCTGACTACTACGAGTGTTCAGCTGGATGACATCAAGATCCAGCGCAAAGATCAGGTCACTGATTTTCAGCAGATCAAGCTCAACATCGAGTCCGAGAAGCTGGACCGACGCTTTCAGATTGATGATCTCAAGCGGGAGATCAAGGTGATGGAGGCGAGAATCGCCTTTGAGGGCAATGTCATGGCAGTGCGCAGTGGCACGGTGCTCGATCTTCAGGTCATTCAGGGGCAGACGGTCAAACTTGGTGATCGTCTGGGCACCATTGGACGCAACACCAGACCTGCAAAGGGCGACAACAAAACCGGTGGTGATCTGATCGCCGTCTCGTATTTTTCGCCAGCAGATGCTCGTCGACTCCCGATTGGTTTGCCTGTGGAGGTTGTGCCTCTCTGGAATCAGCGCGGACGTTTTGGTGGGATCGTGGGCAAGGTGCGCAGTGTGCTCACTCTTCCCGCCACTCAGGAAGACATCTCCACGACCATCGGCAACAACCAGCTAGCGGAAGCGCTTGTTCAACATGGCCCCGTGATGCGCGCTGAGATCGAGTTGGACCGTCACCCCCGTACTGATGACGGCTACCGCTGGACGCTCTCGCAGGGCAGTGGGGTCTTCCCGATCCGCGAAGGTCTCACTGTGGATACATTCGCGTATGTGGAGTGGCGCTCACCGGTGACCTACGTCATTCCAGGCCTGCGTTCGCTCACCGGTGGGTTCCGCACGTTCCGCATCGATCGCATCTGGGATCTGCCATTCCTGCGGCAGCCAGGAACCCCTCAGTGA
- a CDS encoding Nif11-like leader peptide family natural product precursor gives MAIEQLKDFFEKVKGDSSLQEKLKAAKSPEDVVGIAKEHGHVFPENQFPLSAKELEAVAG, from the coding sequence ATGGCTATAGAGCAACTCAAAGACTTCTTTGAAAAAGTCAAAGGCGACTCCAGCCTTCAGGAAAAACTAAAAGCAGCGAAGTCACCTGAAGATGTTGTAGGTATTGCTAAAGAGCATGGTCATGTTTTCCCAGAAAATCAATTCCCACTCAGTGCGAAAGAACTTGAAGCAGTAGCAGGATGA
- a CDS encoding TolC family protein, translating to MIRSFIRGSWLIPIVGLLLPAASKAIPGSGDPTPLNYGGNTYQLERSWNELNKQLDSLDTLLGPAPDLDSSDDLAAPELPSSLMDANHPADEALSQEDSLPDAPLSLPGLAEQKSKVKSVSLEQAISIAFRNNPELQIQRDRIAAQGAAVASLSGAYWPTISVFADLEGFQNGSTTFSPYGNNNFGFGPLFAKEGQTPTNLALIDIEKKTIRGTDGPFYVPAGGGLYADANGVDSQAGLQLNYALVDFARTPRVRSADAKLQQFEQQYANQLRALQLEVSVAYYQLQLNEQLVRIRDAVVRTDLIVLEDTLNLKQAGLVPRVDLLRRSATLATDQEALIQALADHAVSRRALWTLLNLPADMVPSASDSIKLAPAWPLSLEQSLLAAYDSNPELDAILATRRALALQQDETAAQLLPKLSLFASIGGMASVERTFNFSVMGDTCCGGTFLPLEQVAGYDWSVGLAFNWMIFNAGATTNAVKALSLQEQAANQSYAATRNSIRLRLERAFLNHEASLAKLVSARRAVGASKEAFRDSTLRYKTGLTNEIDLSVTQTQLVNSLVNRLIATVDVNVTYAQLLRELLPMPRDPDSTIPTELTLEGFSIRELNQP from the coding sequence TTGATCAGGTCGTTCATCAGGGGTTCTTGGCTAATCCCGATTGTTGGCCTGCTGTTGCCGGCAGCCTCCAAAGCCATACCAGGTTCAGGCGATCCAACGCCCCTGAACTACGGAGGCAACACCTATCAGCTCGAACGCAGCTGGAACGAACTGAACAAACAACTCGACAGCCTGGACACGCTGTTGGGCCCAGCTCCAGATCTTGATAGCTCCGATGACCTAGCAGCGCCGGAACTGCCATCCAGCCTCATGGACGCCAACCATCCCGCCGACGAAGCGCTCAGCCAGGAAGACAGCCTTCCGGATGCACCACTCAGCCTCCCTGGGCTGGCAGAGCAAAAGTCCAAGGTGAAATCAGTGAGCCTTGAACAGGCCATCTCGATCGCCTTCCGCAACAACCCAGAGCTACAGATTCAAAGGGATCGAATTGCTGCGCAAGGCGCCGCGGTTGCATCACTGTCAGGGGCTTACTGGCCAACCATCAGTGTGTTTGCCGATCTGGAGGGGTTCCAGAACGGCAGCACCACCTTCTCTCCTTACGGCAACAACAACTTCGGGTTCGGCCCCCTGTTCGCCAAAGAAGGCCAGACACCGACAAATTTAGCCCTGATCGATATTGAGAAAAAAACGATCAGGGGAACTGACGGCCCGTTCTATGTGCCGGCCGGAGGCGGGTTGTATGCCGACGCCAACGGAGTTGACTCCCAAGCAGGTCTACAACTCAACTACGCGCTGGTCGACTTTGCGCGGACACCAAGGGTTCGCTCCGCCGATGCCAAGCTGCAGCAGTTCGAGCAGCAGTACGCCAACCAGCTCAGGGCTCTGCAACTCGAAGTCAGTGTGGCTTACTACCAGCTTCAGCTAAATGAGCAGTTAGTACGCATTCGTGATGCGGTGGTGCGCACCGATCTGATCGTGCTGGAAGACACGCTCAATCTCAAACAGGCAGGTCTTGTACCGCGAGTGGATCTGTTGCGCCGTAGTGCAACCCTCGCCACTGATCAAGAGGCACTGATCCAGGCCCTGGCCGATCACGCGGTTTCGAGAAGAGCGTTATGGACCCTGTTAAATCTCCCCGCCGATATGGTTCCTAGCGCAAGCGATTCGATCAAGCTTGCACCCGCCTGGCCCCTGAGTCTTGAACAGTCCTTGCTGGCCGCCTACGACAGCAATCCCGAGCTTGATGCGATTCTCGCCACCCGCAGGGCCTTAGCTCTGCAGCAGGACGAAACAGCAGCTCAGTTGCTCCCCAAGCTCAGCCTGTTTGCCTCTATTGGAGGAATGGCGTCCGTGGAACGTACCTTCAACTTCTCAGTGATGGGCGACACATGCTGCGGCGGCACATTTCTGCCCCTTGAACAAGTAGCGGGATACGACTGGTCGGTTGGGCTCGCATTCAATTGGATGATCTTCAATGCTGGTGCTACGACCAATGCCGTGAAAGCCCTGTCGCTGCAGGAACAGGCAGCAAACCAGTCGTATGCAGCAACCCGCAACAGCATCCGGCTTCGGCTCGAACGGGCTTTCCTGAACCATGAAGCAAGTCTTGCCAAGCTTGTATCTGCGAGGCGTGCGGTGGGAGCAAGCAAGGAAGCTTTTCGCGACAGCACCCTCCGCTACAAAACAGGGCTCACCAATGAAATTGATCTCTCAGTCACTCAGACACAACTGGTTAATTCTCTAGTCAATCGTCTGATCGCAACAGTGGACGTGAATGTGACCTATGCCCAGCTACTGCGCGAACTGTTGCCCATGCCACGGGATCCAGACTCAACTATTCCCACGGAATTGACCCTTGAAGGGTTCTCAATACGTGAACTTAATCAACCTTAA